The Nitrospira sp. DNA segment CGATGTAGGGTTGCCAGGGAAAGGCCAATCCTGTTGGCTCGCGTTCGGCTATGTCTTGGCTCGGCAGCGAAGCCAGGTCATCGTGCTCCATGATTGCGACATTGTGAGCTACCACCGTGAATATCTTGCACGGCTCTGTTATCCGCTCGGCAACCCGAATCTCGGCTATGAGTTTTGTAAAGGCTATTATAGTCGTGTCACAGACCAGCTGCACGGGCGGGTTACCAGGTTGTTCATCACTCCGCTCATACGCTCATTGCAGCAACTTGTTGGGAGTCACCCGCTGCTGACCTTTCTGGACAGTTTTCGTTACCCCCTCGCGGGGGAATTTGCGATGGTTCGCGATCTGGCCTGGGTTAATCGTATTCCCGGAGACTGGGGATTGGAGGTCGGGATTCTAGCGGAAGTGTATCGGAACTGCGCATTGCGTCGTGTGTGCCAGGCCGATATCGCCGATGCGTATGAGCACAAACATCAAGCGCTGTCCTCGGACGATCCGGAAAAGGGATTGCTCAAGATGACTGTGGATATCGCGAAATCTCTGTTCCGCCATCTGGCCAGCGAAGGTCTGGTGCTCGGTGACCCGGAACTCAAAACCTTGCGAGCCAGCTATCTTCGTATCGCCGAGGAGGCCATCCGCCGATATGAAGACAGCGCGGCGATCAACAGTCTGAAGTTCGATCGGCATGCGGAGCGAACCGCCGTCGAGACGTTCCTGAAAGGCATCAAATTGGCTTCAGAGGTCTTTCAGAAAGATCCGTTAGGAGTGCCGATGATTTCAAACTGGAGTCGCGTGGCCGCAGCGGTTCCGGATGTCTTCGATCGTCTCGTGCGAGCCGTGGAGGAGGATCATCAGTGGGACCCGACGAAAGAACCACGCCAAGCTCCGAAGTGAGCAAACCACCCGTCGCGTTGACGGCGGAAACCGAGGCTTCTCTTGATGCGATCGGCAGCGTAGACATCCTGGTCGGCATTCCGAGTTACAACAACGCCGATACCATCGAGCATGTGGTCCGTGCCGTGAGCGTCGGGCTCGCGAAATATTTTCCCACGCATCGGGCCGTGTTGGTGAATTCCGACGGAGGCTCTTCAGACGGGACCGCTGAGGCGGTCTCGAGGGCGGTGGTCGATTACGACGCATTGCTCATTCGCGATCAGCAGAGCCAGCTTCAGAAGATCATCACCCCCTATCATGGGATTCCCGGTAAGGGGAGTGCGTTTCGCACGATTTTCGAAATTGCGCGGCGGCTGAATGCCAAGGCTTGCGCCGTCGTCGATTCAGACCTCAGGAGCATCACGCCGGAATGGATCGAGCTGTTGTTGCGTCCGATCCTCGATGATCATTACGACTACGTGGCTCCCTATTATCTGCGCCATAAGTATGACGGCACGATTACGAACAGTATCGTCTATCCGCTTACGCGGACTCTCTATGGGCAACGGATCAGACAACCGATCGGGGGTGATTTCGGATTTGCCGGACATTTGTCCGAACATTACCTGGATCAACATGTCTGGGAGTCGGACGTTGCACGATTTGGGATCGATATCTGGATGACCACCGAGGCCATCGCGAGCGGTGCCCGGGTCTGCCAAAGTTTTCTAGGAGCCAAGATTCATAATCCCAAGGAT contains these protein-coding regions:
- a CDS encoding glycosyl transferase → MSDFFQNGVVSVLHRLGSSNLEQLERELEQYHHVNPIALVLPCLYSELEGPALAGIVDELKRVKYLNEIVVALGHASALEFRRAKDYFKVLPQHLRLVWVDGAPVQDILKTLVEREVDVGLPGKGQSCWLAFGYVLARQRSQVIVLHDCDIVSYHREYLARLCYPLGNPNLGYEFCKGYYSRVTDQLHGRVTRLFITPLIRSLQQLVGSHPLLTFLDSFRYPLAGEFAMVRDLAWVNRIPGDWGLEVGILAEVYRNCALRRVCQADIADAYEHKHQALSSDDPEKGLLKMTVDIAKSLFRHLASEGLVLGDPELKTLRASYLRIAEEAIRRYEDSAAINSLKFDRHAERTAVETFLKGIKLASEVFQKDPLGVPMISNWSRVAAAVPDVFDRLVRAVEEDHQWDPTKEPRQAPK
- a CDS encoding glycosyltransferase — encoded protein: MTAETEASLDAIGSVDILVGIPSYNNADTIEHVVRAVSVGLAKYFPTHRAVLVNSDGGSSDGTAEAVSRAVVDYDALLIRDQQSQLQKIITPYHGIPGKGSAFRTIFEIARRLNAKACAVVDSDLRSITPEWIELLLRPILDDHYDYVAPYYLRHKYDGTITNSIVYPLTRTLYGQRIRQPIGGDFGFAGHLSEHYLDQHVWESDVARFGIDIWMTTEAIASGARVCQSFLGAKIHNPKDPAADLAGMLMQVLGAVFALMESHHRVWSTVQGSKAVKLFGFQYEVGVEPVNVNVERMIAVFQQGVADLTPIWEQALGKEIVGELITAGATAASDFRISDDLWVRVVFEAALAYREHRMAREHLLKALTPLYLGRTATFVLETQALTTKEAEGRVEQLCDVFESKKSYLVKQWNPEPHA